ttgtttagttGGTTGGTTACTTTGGCTTATACACCTGCATTTCACCAcatcgcatgcatgcacacacctaaccactgatatactgactcacataaaataatgtttatttaattaaccgAAAGCAACATAAAGAAACTTAATTATTATAACTTGAATACATGTGTGGTCTCCTTGTTTTGTCATGATCTAGGAGCCGGCTCATGACACTAACGTGCATGAGGGTGAAAGAGGTGAAGGAGGCCCTGGGGGACGACGGCATCGGCTACCTCATAAATGTAAGCTAAAATTCAGtgtaaaatattgatttgttttatgatgtttaagGTTAAaaccattctttttttttttgctgtctgtTCTATGTCAGGTCAGGGACCACAAAACCCTCAGAAAGTTTGGCCTGGCCCAACTCTACCTTGATGGAGAAGAGTACGGGTGGTGTAAGCGGTGGCTTGACCTCAGGAGGAGGTGCGTGGCCACCAACCCGTACTTCTTCTCCTTTGGGAAGGGCCAGGCCAAGGACATGGTCCGCTACGTCCGGAGGGCCTGGGCAGAGATGGGACTGCCGGGGAGTCCTTCCCTCCTGGATGTTAGGAGCGCTGTGGCCACCTACGTGAGTATAACAACCTCCCTACAGAAAATGTCCATCTCGTCAATGTAATCAATACTGATACAATTTTCATCTTCTCTTTGTAGAACTTCGAGTCCAACAAGGAGGACCGGGAGAAAGTGGCCTCCTTCATGTGTCACTCAGTGGCCACCCAGGAGAGCTTTTATGCGCTCCACAAAACGGTGGCCCTGGCTGGGCTAATGCGCCAGCTCTTTGTAATGTCCAgcctggaggagaaggagctggCAGCACCCCTGCCATCACCCCCACCAGTAGGTCCAAACCTTGTCATCACAATCACAACACAGtgaatttttaattattcatggCCCTATGCATACCTGTTCTTGTTCTTACAGGTGTCTCCAAGGAAGAGCAGTGACAGCAGCCTCACAATCACTGCCCGTCGCATACGAAAAAGGTTCCTGAGCCCAGCCAAAAAAACACCAGAGAAAAAGCTGCGTTCGACCAGCTCTGCGCCGCATCTGGCTggaagcattttatttttttatatgttaatgtaaatagttgtttgtatttaaaaaaaacaaaacaaccccccccccccccccccccccccaaaaaaaaaataggattttATTATATAGTAGTTGAAATATTTTAATA
This sequence is a window from Centropristis striata isolate RG_2023a ecotype Rhode Island unplaced genomic scaffold, C.striata_1.0 Scaffold_26, whole genome shotgun sequence. Protein-coding genes within it:
- the LOC131967759 gene encoding uncharacterized protein LOC131967759 isoform X1 is translated as MTLTCMRVKEVKEALGDDGIGYLINVRDHKTLRKFGLAQLYLDGEEYGWCKRWLDLRRRCVATNPYFFSFGKGQAKDMVRYVRRAWAEMGLPGSPSLLDVRSAVATYNFESNKEDREKVASFMCHSVATQESFYALHKTVALAGLMRQLFVMSSLEEKELAAPLPSPPPVSPRKSSDSSLTITARRIRKRFLSPAKKTPEKKLRSTSSAPHLAGSILFFYMLMNLAWIAEVVDQRSIWSEIANCGYTSQIKLVSKESIIRAIVLHSTTSVIPMLQQLRQGMELYGLVDQMALFVLYDNFHFVYH
- the LOC131967759 gene encoding uncharacterized protein LOC131967759 isoform X2 — its product is MTLTCMRVKEVKEALGDDGIGYLINVRDHKTLRKFGLAQLYLDGEEYGWCKRWLDLRRRCVATNPYFFSFGKGQAKDMVRYVRRAWAEMGLPGSPSLLDVRSAVATYNFESNKEDREKVASFMCHSVATQESFYALHKTVALAGLMRQLFVMSSLEEKELAAPLPSPPPVSPRKSSDSSLTITARRIRKRFLSPAKKTPEKKLRSTSSAPHLAGSILFFYMLMNLAWIAEVVDQRSIWSEIANCGYTSQIKLVSKESIIRAIVLHSTTSVIPMLQQLRQGMELYGLVDQMALFVLLILIS
- the LOC131967759 gene encoding uncharacterized protein LOC131967759 isoform X3, whose product is MTLTCMRVKEVKEALGDDGIGYLINVRDHKTLRKFGLAQLYLDGEEYGWCKRWLDLRRRCVATNPYFFSFGKGQAKDMVRYVRRAWAEMGLPGSPSLLDVRSAVATYNFESNKEDREKVASFMCHSVATQESFYALHKTVALAGLMRQLFVMSSLEEKELAAPLPSPPPVSPRKSSDSSLTITARRIRKRNLAWIAEVVDQRSIWSEIANCGYTSQIKLVSKESIIRAIVLHSTTSVIPMLQQLRQGMELYGLVDQMALFVLYDNFHFVYH